In Vigna angularis cultivar LongXiaoDou No.4 chromosome 8, ASM1680809v1, whole genome shotgun sequence, one DNA window encodes the following:
- the LOC108344875 gene encoding biogenesis of lysosome-related organelles complex 1 subunit 2, with amino-acid sequence MDNMKKDEPQDEKPDELAESLDDLFCSISTMIKSELQGTNNHLELLEKMNVRVAEEYKGFGDLASGLRVFVEQLKCKSGSFNEYVEQIDNIEKQVTEFEAVVSMLDKYVALLESRVQYVYLPKIHLPNQQ; translated from the exons ATGGATAACATGAAGAAAGATGAACCTCAAGATGAGAAGCCAGATGAGCTTGCTGAATCTCTGGATGATCTATTCTGTAGCATTTCCACCATGATCAAATCCGAGCTTCAG GGGACAAATAATCACCTAGAActgttggagaagatgaatgtAAGAGTGGCAGAAGAGTACAAAGGGTTTGGTGACTTGGCTTCAGGGTTGAGGGTTTTTGTAGAGCAGTTGAAATGCAAGAGTGGTAGCTTCAATGAATATGTTGAGCAGATTGATAACATAGAGAAGCAGGTGACTGAGTTTGAAGCTGTTGTGTCTATGCTTGATAAGTATGTTGCTCTGTTGGAATCAAGAGTGCAATATGTGTACCTTCCCAAAATCCATCTTCCTAATCAACAATAG
- the LOC108346029 gene encoding uncharacterized protein LOC108346029: MGAVTSSMAAKFAFFPPDPPSYTVTEETDGKAKMVEVATRENVDVLKVRTERGNSVVALYIKNPTASLTLLYSHGNAADLGQMYELFSELSLHLRVNLMGYDYSGYGQSSGKPSEQNTYADIEAVYKCLQEKYGAKEEDIVLYGQSVGSGPTIDLASRLPNLRAVILHSPILSGLRVMYPVKRTYWFDIYKNIDKIPLVNCPVLVIHGTADDVVDCSHGKQLWENCKQKYEPLWIKGGNHCDLELYPQYIKHLKKFVTVIEKSLHQKTGSGHIPDPQDKPRNSIDFREKSRPSMDLRENLRSIDQKEKPGASTVTDHKEKSRASIDRRDKSRKSIDRPEKAYHGADIPEKARNSIDRFGEMVRSVGLCNIDCFRPTATHA; encoded by the exons ATGGGAGCTGTGACCTCCTCCATGGCGGCCAAGTTTGCATTCTTTCCGCCGGATCCGCCGTCGTACACTGTGACGGAGGAGACTGATGGGAAGGCGAAGATGGTGGAGGTGGCAACGAGGGAAAACGTCGACGTTTTGAAGGTTCGGACTGAGAGAGGAAACAGTGTTGTGGCTTTGTATATTAAGAACCCGACGGCTTCGTTGACTTTGCTTTACTCGCACGGTAACGCCGCTGATCTGGGTCAGATGTACGAGTTGTTCAGCGAGCTGAGTCTTCACCTCCGAGTTAACCTCATGGG TTATGACTATTCTGGATATGGACAGTCATCTGGGAAG CCTAGTGAGCAGAACACTTATGCAGATATAGAAGCTGTTTATAAGTGCCTGCAGGAGAAGTATGGggcaaaagaagaagatattgtTCTTTATGGGCAATCTGTTGGTAGTGGACCAACTATAGATTTGGCTTCTCGTTTACCAAACCTTAGGGCTGTGATTCTCCACAGTCCAATCTTATCAGGCCTTCGTGTCATGTATCCTGTGAAGCGCACATACTGGTTTGACATTTATAAG AACATCGATAAAATTCCCTTGGTGAATTGTCCCGTTCTTGTGATTCAC GGAACAGCTGATGATGTAGTGGATTGCTCCCATGGGAAGCAACTTTGGGAAAATTGTAAACAAAAGTATGAACCCTTGTGGATTAAAGGAGGAAATCACTGTGATTTGGAACTTTACCCTCAATATATAAAGCACCTCAAGAAATTCGTTACTGTCATCGAGAAGTCACTACATCAAAAAACAGGATCTGGTCATATTCCTGATCCACAGGACAAACCTAGGAACAGCATAGATTTTCGGGAGAAATCCAGACCGAGCATGGATCTTAGAGAGAATTTGAGGAGTATTGATCAAAAAGAAAAGCCTGGTGCAAGCACAGTCACAGACCATAAAGAGAAGTCAAGAGCCAGTATAGACAGGAGAGATAAATCAAGAAAGAGTATAGATCGCCCTGAGAAGGCATATCATGGAGCAGATATACCTGAAAAAGCTAGAAATAGTATTGACCG CTTTGGGGAGATGGTGAGATCTGTTGGATTGTGCAACATCGATTGTTTCAGGCCCACAGCCACTCATGCATAA
- the LOC108344780 gene encoding uncharacterized protein LOC108344780, with protein MVVSSTNPHSKEIAIRRRISSIFNKREDDFPSLREYNDYLEEVEDMTFNLIEGIDISAIEEKIAKYQEENAEQIMINRARKAEELAAALAASKGQPALTDNDVATNQNSQTGFGAVPQGQYAPTFAGGQPRPTGMAPQPLPLGGGDMLGFAGDDEESKKLRDERGARSGGWSVEISRKRAYEEALGSLWVC; from the exons ATGGTGGTCTCCAGTACAAATCCCCACAGCAAGGAGATAGCCATCAGAAGGAGGATTTCTagcat ATTTAACAAACGTGAAGACGATTTCCCATCTTTGAGGGAATATAATGATTActtggaggaagtagaggacaTGA CATTTAACTTGATTGAAGGAATAGATATTTCAgccattgaagaaaaaattgctAAATACCAGGAAGAAAATGCCGAACAAATAATGATTAATCGAGCTAGGAAG GCTGAAGAGTTGGCTGCAGCTCTGGCAGCAAGTAAGGGACAGCCTGCACTAACTGACAACGATGTG GCCACAAACCAAAATTCTCAAACAGGATTTGGAGCTGTTCCTCAGGGACAGTATGCACCTACATTTGCAGGAGGACAGCCAAGACCCACAGGCATGGCTCCACAACCTTTACCACTTGGAGGAGGTGACATGCTGGGCTTTGCAGGTGATGATGAGGAATCAAAGAAGCTACGAGATGAGAGAGGAGCAAGATCTGGAGGATGGAGTGTAGAAATAAGTCGGAAACGGGCATATGAAGAAGCCCTTGGAAGCCTCTGGGTTTGTTGA
- the LOC108345106 gene encoding ribosomal RNA-processing protein 8: protein MGESKKRKRRGGKKGKEEQQAIPSPSAKRIKLKEPSTFLEKMRARLSGGHFRMINEKLYTCTGKEALDYFKEEPSLFDMYHAGYKSQMSNWPEQPVNVIIKWLKKQSPSFVIADFGCGEALIAKTLKNKVFSLDLVSSDPNVIACDMANTPLASSSVNVAVFCLSLMGTNYQSYIEESNRVLKPGGWLLIAEVKSRFDPNTGGADPEKFSNAISELGFKSVKKDFSNKMFILFYFTKKDKQISKRKEIEWPTLKPCLYKRR, encoded by the exons ATGGGTGAGAGTAAGAAACGAAAGAGACGAGGAGGCAAGAAGGGTAAGGAGGAACAACAGGCTATTCCTTCCCCTTCTGCGAAGCGCATAAAGTTGAAGGAACCCTCCACCTTTCTGGAAAAG ATGCGAGCGAGGTTGTCTGGTGGGCATTTCAGGATGATTAACGAGAAGCTCTACACTTGCAC TGGAAAGGAGGCTCTAGATTATTTCAAGGAAGAACCATCGTTATTTGACATG TATCATGCAGGATACAAATCGCAGATGTCAAATTGGCCTGAACAGCCGGTTAATGTAATTATCAAGTGGCTGAAAAAACAGAGCCCTTCTTTTGTTATTGCTGATTTTGGTTGTG GGGAAGCACTCATTGCTAAAACTTTGAAGAATAAAGTCTTCTCTCTGGATCTTGTCTCTAGTGATCCAAATGTAATTGCTTGTGACATGGCAAAT ACTCCCCTTGCCTCCTCATCTGTTAACGTTGCTGTGTTCTGTCTTTCATTGATGGGAACCAACTACCAAAGTTACATTGAAGAATCAAATAGGGTGCTAAAGCCAGG TGGCTGGCTTTTGATAGCAGAAGTTAAGAGTAGGTTTGATCCAAATACTGGAGGAGCAGACCCTGAAAAGTTTTCAAATGCTATTTCTGAGCTAGGTTTCAAATCTGTAAAGAAG GACTTCtcaaataaaatgtttattttgttttactttacaAAAAAG GATAAGCAAATTTCTAAGAGGAAGGAGATTGAATGGCCAACACTTAAACCTTGTTTGTATAAGCGTAGATGA